From Triticum urartu cultivar G1812 chromosome 2, Tu2.1, whole genome shotgun sequence, a single genomic window includes:
- the LOC125541582 gene encoding quinone-oxidoreductase QR2-like: MATKIYIVYYSTWGHIATLAEEMKKGAESVPGVEVTVWRVPETLPEDVLGKMHAAPGREDHPVITARQLAEADGILFGFPTRFGMMAAQMKAFFDSTGGLWQAQSLAGKPAGVFFATGTQGGGQETTALTAVTQLTHHGMLFVPVGYTHSAGMFRMDEVKGGSPYGAGTFSGADGSRVPSDAELALAVHQGKYFSGVTKKLKAV; encoded by the exons ATGGCCactaagatctacatcgt GTACTACTCAACCTGGGGACACATTGCGACGCTGGCGGAAGAGATGAAGAAGGGCGCCGAGTCCGTCCCCGGCGTCGAGGTCACCGTCTGGCGGGTGCCCGAGACGCTGCCAGAGGACGTGCTGGGGAAGATGCACGCAGCGCCTGGGCGTGAGGATCATCCCGTCATCACGGCGAGGCAGCTGGCCGAGGCCGACGGCATCCTGTTCGGCTTCCCGACACGGTTCGGCATGATGGCGGCGCAGATGAAGGCCTTCTTTGACTCCACCGGCGGCCTCTGGCAGGCGCAGTCCCTCGCCGGCAAGCCCGCGGGCGTCTTCTTCGCCACAGGCACCCAGGGCGGCGGACAGGAGACCACAGCTCTCACGGCCGTGACGCAGCTGACGCACCACGGCATGCTGTTCGTGCCCGTCGGATACACGCACAGCGCGGGCATGTTCCGCATGGACGAGGTCAAGGGCGGCAGCCCGTACGGAGCTGGCACCTTCTCCGGCGCCGATGGCAGCAGGGTACCCAGCGACGCCGAGCTCGCCTTGGCGGTGCACCAGGGGAAGTACTTCTCTGGCGTCACCAAGAAGCTCAAGGCCGTCTGA